One region of Collinsella aerofaciens ATCC 25986 genomic DNA includes:
- a CDS encoding sensor histidine kinase, with amino-acid sequence MVSSVEMVLWAIHHATTLLFGVFASAALCGIEINRRHALELVLVGAVTGCAFGLANAVGGELFARQVYPLVVHLPLIIYLCARYRLSPLLAVLGITSAYLSCQFSNWMGIAAFAATDSQIAYYLARIATTLAVFAVLLHWAGDIGPRLAIKSTTELGILLILPLVYYVFDYATNVYTTLFHSGSVVTVEFLAFALCAFYLMFLAVYLREYEEKETAERERWMLETRDSAAIKELEAWRQSGRELSILRHDMRHFLRGLAALIEEGHTDEALDRIDELCEAGDRTAVRRFCANETVNIALSSFNSDINRNGITANLRAAVPETIHVGDADLFSVLSNALENAITAASAAPQGKRFVDFDLRLEDGQLLLLVSNTFDRAPRMVDGMPVTRHAGHGFGTRSIKLAVERMNGNCQFRINGDRFELRAVM; translated from the coding sequence ATGGTCTCCTCGGTCGAAATGGTCCTTTGGGCAATCCACCACGCCACAACGCTACTCTTTGGCGTCTTTGCCTCGGCGGCGCTGTGCGGTATCGAGATCAACCGGCGTCATGCGCTTGAACTGGTGCTGGTCGGTGCCGTAACCGGATGCGCATTTGGCCTCGCCAATGCCGTCGGCGGAGAGCTTTTCGCCCGCCAGGTATATCCGCTCGTCGTGCATCTGCCGCTCATCATCTATTTGTGCGCGCGCTACCGCCTGAGCCCGCTGCTTGCCGTGCTCGGCATTACGAGTGCCTATCTGAGCTGCCAGTTCAGCAATTGGATGGGCATCGCCGCATTTGCCGCAACCGATTCTCAGATCGCGTACTATCTGGCGCGCATCGCGACCACACTCGCCGTCTTTGCCGTCCTGCTGCATTGGGCCGGCGACATCGGTCCGCGCTTGGCGATTAAAAGCACCACCGAGCTGGGCATCCTTTTAATCCTGCCGCTCGTCTATTACGTCTTTGACTATGCCACCAACGTCTACACCACGCTGTTCCACTCGGGCTCGGTGGTAACGGTTGAGTTTTTGGCATTTGCGCTCTGTGCCTTCTATCTTATGTTTCTTGCCGTTTATCTGCGCGAATACGAAGAAAAGGAAACCGCCGAGCGAGAGCGCTGGATGCTCGAAACCCGCGACAGCGCCGCCATCAAAGAGCTCGAGGCTTGGCGTCAATCTGGGCGCGAGCTGTCGATTCTGCGCCACGACATGCGCCACTTCCTACGCGGCCTGGCCGCTTTAATTGAGGAGGGCCACACCGACGAGGCGCTCGATCGCATCGACGAACTCTGCGAAGCCGGCGACCGCACCGCCGTACGCCGCTTCTGCGCCAACGAGACCGTAAACATCGCGCTTTCGTCATTTAACTCGGATATCAATAGAAACGGCATTACCGCCAACCTGCGCGCCGCCGTACCCGAAACCATCCACGTAGGTGACGCCGACCTGTTTAGCGTGCTCTCAAATGCCTTGGAAAACGCTATCACCGCCGCAAGCGCCGCACCCCAAGGAAAGCGATTCGTCGACTTTGACCTGCGATTAGAGGACGGCCAGCTGCTGCTGTTAGTTTCCAACACGTTTGACCGCGCGCCGCGCATGGTCGACGGCATGCCCGTGACCCGGCATGCGGGCCACGGCTTTGGCACCAGGAGCATCAAACTTGCCGTGGAGCGCATGAACGGCAACTGCCAGTTCCGCATTAACGGCGATCGGTTTGAGCTGCGCGCTGTGATGTAG